A genome region from Setaria italica strain Yugu1 chromosome III, Setaria_italica_v2.0, whole genome shotgun sequence includes the following:
- the LOC101783999 gene encoding prolamin PPROL 17D encodes MKIFIVLALLTLAASSASAQQPGYYGSLHPCGEFLRQRCPAVTGWPYAWSRTWQPSSCMAMHQQCCQQLRQVEPLHRCQEVCSLVETTVQQMMLQGSEYYELQHAALGAKNLPAMCGISLPSYCTTPCAIAGGGACC; translated from the coding sequence ATGAAGATCTTCATCGTGCTCGCTCTCCTCACTCTCGCAGCTAGCAGCGCCTCTGCGCAGCAGCCAGGCTACTATGGAAGCCTGCACCCATGTGGCGAATTCCTCAGGCAGAGGTGTCCCGCGGTCACAGGGTGGCCCTACGCCTGGTCGCGCACATGGCAGCCAAGCAGCTGCATGGCGATGCACCAGCAGTGCTGCCAGCAGCTCAGGCAAGTGGAGCCGCTCCATCGATGCCAGGAGGTCTGCAGCTTGGTTGAAACTACAGTACAGCAGATGATGCTGCAAGGCTCCGAGTATTATGAACTTCAGCATGCTGCTCTGGGTGCCAAGAACCTGCCGGCCATGTGTGGCATTTCACTGCCCAGTTACTGCACCACTCCGTGCGCCATCGCTGGTGGCGGTGCCTGCTGCTGA
- the LOC101763643 gene encoding uncharacterized protein LOC101763643: protein MGPSVVARDVMARQGAAALDGPARAEQDGPAAATRDGEGAACATGVRRPGRRHWTGPAMAVRDAEGAAEGHGGVGQVRDAEGAVAGPAACSTGSGGQSSGAGRGRPRRGRTGPAATAQDEDAAARPAACARFSALRRSTSPGSAAGEGGGGCSGGAGGGEEVARLGRRPGRRAGGVGRRQAAAAALLPVASEVASSR from the exons ATGGGGCCGTCGGTGGTCGCACGGGACGTGATGGCGCGACagggtgcggcggcgctggacgGCCCCGCCAGGGCGGAGCAggacgggccggcggcggccacgcgggATGGGGAGGGCGCTGCGTGCGCGACgggggtgcggcggccgggCAGGCGGCACTGGACGGGACCGGCGATGGCCGTGCGGGACGCGGAAGGCGCGGCAGAAGGCCACGGCGGGGTAGGACAGGTGCGGGACGCGGAGGGCGCGGTGGCCGGGCCGGCGGCTTGCTCGACGGGGTCCGGCGGCCAATCAAGCGGCGCTGGACGGGGCCGTCCACGGCGGGGCAGGACGGGACCGGCGGCGACCGCACAGGACGAGGACGCGGCTGCCaggccggcggcgtgcgcgaGATTCTCGGCCTTGCGTAGAAGCACCTCGCCAGGGTCCGCGGCAGGGGAAGGAGGCGGGGGTTGCTCGGGAGGGGCCGGGGGCGGGGAAGAGGTGGcgcggctcgggcggcggcCTGGCCGGAGGGCGGGCGGAGTGGGGAggcgacaggcggcggcggcggcgctcctgccAG TTGCAAGTGAGGTTGCTTCGTCAAGATAA
- the LOC101783601 gene encoding LOW QUALITY PROTEIN: ATP-dependent DNA helicase DDX11-like (The sequence of the model RefSeq protein was modified relative to this genomic sequence to represent the inferred CDS: inserted 1 base in 1 codon): MPMTPPPPPPRKDFPAFPFAPYPIQAEFMSFLYGALSSGPGALALLESPTGTGKTLSIICSALQWLLDRRDAAATAPAHPSGGAGPGEDDDEPDWMRDFTPLPPEKESTKKKPKPPAIRKAAGSGKPDGFGEEGARDDDXEFLLEEYESDGEDGARHGVGKRAHCGSSSSSDGEELDEEEEEVTPKVYFTSRTHSQLSQFVGELKRTEFAGRIRTVCLGSRKNLCINKDVLKLGSANRINERCLELQKNKKSSKIKVEDDKRKARQAKNSCGCPMLRNRSLQKEFRSEVSNQGALDIEDLAHIGKKIGTCPYYGSRDMVRSADLVVLPYQSLLLKSARESLGLNLKNSVVIIDEAHNLADSLTNMYNSKITSSQLKAVLSHLDAYLNRFDNVLGAGNRRYIQTLTVLTRSFLRALINNQDGASTMSSMTINQFLFSLDIDNINIVKLCQYVKESNIIHKVSGYANKIPSIQDGVNQFNLQREHDEGSIIACFQALVDFLRSLLNSNDDGRIIVAKQKLSGQPEEAYLKFVMLCAEKIFSEVTRDAYAVILAGGTLQPIEETRLRLCPSLPPTDIKFFTCNHIVPPESILPIAVTRGPSGMTFDFSYNSRSSPSMIEELGRFICNIVTVVPEGVVMFFSSYDYERRVYDAWTTAGTISKICKKKHVFREPRNSADVESVLNKYKETIQSCSKNSQGQGINGALLLAVVGGKISEGINFSDGMGRCVIMVGLPYPSPSDVELVETIKHIETISSSFLVGDDKASGRKYDDECELQPGYDILRKCTKGGREYYENLCMKAVNQSIGRAIRHINDYAAMLLVDSRYAQASSSKSFSCPTDKLPQWIKARLSCAQNYGEVHRLLHQFFKFNKQKR; encoded by the exons ATGCCAAtgacaccgccgccaccgccgccgcggaagGACTTCCCGGCGTTCCCGTTCGCGCCGTACCCGATCCAGGCGGAGTTCATGTCGTTCCTCTACGGCGCCCTCTcctccggccccggcgccctCGCCCTCCTCGAGAGTCCCACCG GCACCGGCAAGACGCTCAGCATCATCTGCAGCGCGCTCCAGTGGCTCCTCgaccgccgcgacgccgccgctaCGGCGCCGGCCCACcccagcggcggcgctggccccggggaggacgacgacgagcccgACTGGATGCGGGATttcacgccgctgccgccggagaaGGAGAGCACgaagaagaagccgaagccTCCGGCGATAAGGAAAGCAGCGGGTTCGGGGAAACCCGACGGATTTGGGGAGGAAGGCGCCCGCGACGACG GGGAGTTCCTGCTGGAGGAGTACGAgagcgacggcgaggacggcgccaGGCACGGGGTGGGGAAGCGTGCACATTGCGGTAGTAGCAGCAGTAGCGATGGCGAGGAAttggatgaggaagaggaggaggtgacgCCCAAGGTTTACTTCACGAGCCGCACGCACTCGCAGCTCTCGCAGTTCGTGGGGGAGCTCAAGAGGACGGAGTTTGCAGGGAGGATCAGGACGGTGTGCTTGGGGTCCAGGAAGAACTTGTGCATCAACAAGG ATGTTCTGAAGCTGGGCAGTGCAAACCGGATTAATGAGAGGTGCTTGGAACTgcagaagaacaagaagagcaGCAAAATTAAG GTTGAGGATGATAAAAGAAAGGCGCGCCAAGCAAAGAACTCTTGTGGGTGCCCAATGTTAAGGAATAGAAGTCTACAGAAAGAGTTCAGGAGCGAAGTGTCAAACCAGGGTGCATTAGACATTGAGGATTTGGCACATATAGGAAAGAAGATCGGAACATGTCCCTACTATGGTTCGCGGGACATGGTCCGTTCAGCTGACCTTGTAGTCCTTCCTTATCAATCTTTGTTACTGAAGTCTGCTAGAGAATCACTTGGCCTTAATCTGAAGAACAGTGTTGTCATCATAGATGAGGCTCACAACTTAGCTGATTCCCTGACCAACATGTACAATTCAAAGATTACATCATCTCAG TTGAAGGCAGTTCTTTCCCACCTGGATGCATACCTTAATAGATTTGACAATGTTTTGGGAGCTGGGAATCGACGATACATCCAGACCTTGACAGTTTTAACAAGGTCTTTCCTACGAGCTTTGATCAACAATCAGGATGGTGCCAGCACTATGTCTTCTATGACCATAAACCAATTCTTATTTTCGCTTGACATTGATAACATAAACATAGTAAAACTTTGTCAGTATGTAAAAGAAAGCAATATAATTCACAAG GTTAGTGGATATGCCAACAAGATACCTAGCATCCAAGATGGTGTAAATCAGTTCAATCTCCAGCGGGAACATGATGAAGGAAGCATTATAGCATGCTTCCAGGCATTGGTTGACTTTCTGCGCTCCCTTCTGAACAGCAATGATGATGGAAGAATCATTGTTGCAAAGCAAAAGCTCAGTGGACAACCTGAAGAGGCATATCTTAAATTTGTGATGCTTTGTGcggaaaaaatattttcagaG GTCACTCGGGATGCTTATGCTGTTATCCTGGCTGGTGGAACCCTCCAGCCTATTGAAGAAACTAGGCTACGCTTGTGTCCAAGCTTACCACCAACTGATATAAAATTCTTCACGTGCAACCATATTGTTCCTCCTGAGAGTATTCTTCCAATAGCAGTTACACGTGGACCCTCAGGCATGACATTTGATTTCAGCTACAATTCAAGGAGCTCTCCTTCCATG ATTGAAGAGCTTGGACGTTTCATCTGCAATATTGTAACAGTTGTGCCTGAGGGCGTTGTTATGTTTTTCTCTTCTTATGATTATGAAAGGCGTGTATATGATGCATGGACGACTGCAGGCACAATTTCCAAGATTTGTAAAAAGAAACATGTTTTCAGAGAACCAAGGAACAGTGCTGATGTGGAGTCTGTCCTCAACAAATACAAGGAGACAATCCAATCCTGTAGTAAAAATTCCCAAGGCCAAGGCATCAATGGAGCACTTTTATTAGCCGTTGTTGGTGGTAAGATTTCTGAAGGCATAAACTTCAGTGATGGGATGGGCCGCTGTGTGATAATGGTTGGCTTGCCTTATCCAAGTCCCTCTGACGTTGAGCTGGTAGAGACGATAAAGCATATTGAAACTATTTCCAGCTCGTTTTTGGTTGGAGATGATAAGGCCTCAGGGAGAAAATATGATGACGAATGTGAACTTCAGCCTGGTTATGATATATTACGGAAGTGCACTAAAGGTGGAAGAGAGTATTATGAGAACTTGTGCATGAAAGCTGTGAATCAATCGATTG GCAGAGCAATCAGGCACATAAATGATTATGCTGCAATGCTGTTGGTTGACTCACGTTATGCACAGGCTTCATCAAGCAAGAGTTTTTCCTGCCCAACTGATAAGCTTCCTCAATGGATAAAAGCACGACTCTCTTGTGCTCAAAACTATGGAGAAGTTCATAGACTGTTGCATCAGTTCTTCAAATTCAATAAACAAAAACGCTGA
- the LOC101784410 gene encoding transcription repressor OFP8-like has protein sequence MQSMDCGSRGGGRRLKDRLAELLRPANSLLRSPCSSTSSTSKAFTATAAATTTTITTMSTSSTSTTAANYTIASALKLVPRAEPFSAALDRLRHPPPERTRSNDKEGNSSSRHGSRRRRSKSVVEKAGGVRTLSSNPYGFTSSGEEEEDDTDDYCYGDGDTEAFMSSKSLMSSDSSSFYTSRKLPPPPTNKSRRQRRKRRRCRRPAASCVAEACGAGAVREPGFRPLVATTAAAAAEEVRRGLAVVKRSRDPYGDFRESMVEMIVGRQVFGAAELERLLRSYLSLNAPRFHPVILQAFSDIWVVLHGG, from the coding sequence ATGCAATCCATGGACTGCGGCagcagaggcggcggccggcgcctcAAGGACCGCCTCGCTGAGCTGCTCCGCCCGGCCAACTCTCTCCTCCGCTCCCCCTGCAGCTCCACGTCGTCCACCTCCAAGGCTTtcacggccaccgccgccgccactaccaccaccatcaccacgATGTCGACCTCCTCCACTTCCACTACCGCTGCCAACTACACCATCGCCAGCGCCCTGAAGCTCGTCCCCCGCGCCGAGCCCTTCTCCGCCGCTCTCGACCGCCTGCGCCACCCTCCTCCCGAGCGCACGCGCAGCAACGACAAGGAGGGGAACTCCTCCTCCCGCcacggcagccggcggcggcgttccaAGAGCGTCGTCGAAAAGGCCGGCGGCGTCAGGACGCTCTCGTCCAACCCCTACGGCTTCACCTCTtctggcgaggaggaggaggatgacaccGACGACTACTgctacggcgacggcgacacggAGGCCTTCATGTCCTCGAAAAGCCTCATGTCCTCCGACTCTTCCAGCTTCTACACGTCCAGGaagctgccgccaccacccacgAACAAGAGCCGCCGCCagcggaggaagcggcggcgttgtcggcggccagcggcgagcTGCGTGGCGGAGGCGTGCGGAGCCGGCGCCGTGAGGGAGCCGGGGTTCCGCCCGCtggtggcgacgacggcggcggcggccgccgaggagGTGCGGAGGGGGCTGGCGGTGGTGAAGCGGTCGCGGGACCCGTACGGCGACTTCCGGGAGTCGATGGTGGAGATGATCGTGGGGCGGCAGGTGTTCGGCGCGGCggagctggagcggctgctgcgGTCGTACCTGTCTCTCAACGCGCCGCGCTTCCACCCCGTCATCCTCCAGGCATTCTCCGACATATGGGTCGTCCTCCACGGCGGCTAG
- the LOC101783196 gene encoding S-type anion channel SLAH2: MEAANGTTTPRAVPPLLAEVEVSNLPGFDLTPTPSPRPQDAAAAATSSPRPLPSPKKPSRPGVPPLDRVPRRSEVVFPPLDSPFQAPGYRSVQPGSISLPASPSGFGVPVAIPVGPNGGGDTDGLRRQAMANAAARGEAQQPQEKQGGGSVRFAHQPDKVVFRSQPIPGGQPAGPGSARAGRAGSRGSMSRDKRYDSFKTFSGKLERQLTHLAGAAEVREEGEDGNGDDDDDAITASRSTSLPKVDRFFAALEGPELDKLKSSEELVLPSDKTWPFLLRFPVSAFGICLGVSSQAILWKTIATSAPTMFLHVGTKVNLVLWCISVALMCATAAVYALKIAFFFEAVRREYYHPIRVNFFFAPWIACLFLAIGVPPSVATELPRWLWYALMAPVLILELKIYGQWMSGGQRRLSKVANPSNHLSVVGNFVGALLGASMGLKEGPIFFFSVGLAHYSVLFVTLYQRLPTNETLPKELHPVFFLFVAAPSVACMAWAKITGEFGYGSRVAYFIAMFLYASLAVRINFFRGFRFSLAWWAYTFPMTGAAIASIRYSTEVDNTFTKALCVALSAIAMLTVTALFATTLVQAFVLRNLFPNDISIAITERKMKPIMELHEGQGEDGSTNSSNDIEAGAK; the protein is encoded by the coding sequence ATGGAGGCGGCCAACGGCACCACCACGCcccgcgccgtgccgccgcttCTCGCCGAGGTCGAGGTCTCCAACCTGCCCGGCTTTGACCTCACCCCGACGCCCAGCCCGCGGCCCcaggatgccgccgccgccgccacctccagccCGCGCCCGCTGCCCAGCCCCAAGAAGCCGTCCCGCCCCGGGGTGCCGCCGCTGGACCGCGTGCCGCGCCGCAGCGAGGTGGTGTTCCCGCCGCTCGACTCCCCGTTCCAGGCGCCAGGCTACCGCTCCGTGCAGCCGGGCTCCATCAGCCTCCCCGCGTCGCCCAGCGGCTTCGGCGTCCCCGTGGCCATCCCCGTGGGGCCGAACGGCGGCGGTGACACGGACGGACTCCGGAGGCAGGCCATGGCGaacgccgcggcgcgcggcgaggcgcaGCAGCCGCAGGAAAAGCAGGGAGGTGGGAGCGTCCGGTTCGCGCACCAGCCGGACAAGGTGGTGTTCCGATCGCAGCCCATCCCAGGCGGCCAGCCCGCGGGCCCCGGCAGCGCCCGGGCGGGCCGCGCTGGTAGCAGGGGGTCGATGAGCCGGGACAAGCGCTACGACTCGTTCAAGACCTTCTCCGGGAAGCTGGAGCGGCAGCTGACCCAcctggccggcgcggcggaggtgcgcgaggagggggaggacggcaacggcgacgacgacgacgacgccatcaCCGCCAGCCGCAGCACGTCCTTGCCCAAGGTCGACCGCTTCTTCGCGGCGCTGGAGGGCCCCGAGCTCGACAAGCTCAAGTCGTCcgaggagctggtgctgccgtcGGACAAGACGTGGCCGTTCCTGCTCCGGTTCCCGGTGTCGGCGTTCGGTATCTGCCTGGGGGTAAGCAGCCAGGCGATCCTGTGGAAGACGATCGCCACGTCGGCTCCCACCATGTTCCTCCACGTCGGCACCAAGGTGAACCTGGTGCTCTGGTGCATCTCCGTGGCACTCAtgtgcgccaccgccgccgtgtacGCGCTCAAGATCGCCTTCTTCTTCGAGGCCGTCCGGCGCGAGTACTACCACCCGATCAGGGTGAACTTCTTCTTCGCGCCGTGGATCGCGTGCCTCTTCTTGGCCATCGGCGTGCCGCCGTCGGTGGCGACGGAGCTGCCGCGGTGGCTGTGGTACGCGCTCATGGCGCCGGTGCTGATCCTGGAACTCAAGATCTACGGGCAGTGGATGTccggcgggcagcggcggctgTCCAAGGTGGCGAACCCGTCCAACCACCTGTCCGTGGTGGGCAACTTCGTGGGCGCGCTGCTGGGCGCGTCCATGGGCCTCAAGGAGGgccccatcttcttcttctccgtggGGCTGGCCCACTACAGCGTGCTGTTCGTGACGCTGTACCAGCGGCTCCCCACCAACGAGACGCTGCCCAAGGAGCTCCACCCGGTGTTCTTCCTCTTCGTGGCGGCGCCCAGCGTGGCGTGCATGGCGTGGGCGAAGATCACCGGCGAGTTCGGCTACGGGTCACGTGTCGCCTACTTCATCGCCATGTTCCTGTACGCGTCGCTGGCGGTGCGGATCAACTTCTTCCGCGGGTTCAGGTTCTCGCTGGCGTGGTGGGCGTACACGTTCCCGATGACgggcgccgccatcgcctccaTCCGGTACTCGACGGAGGTGGACAACACCTTCACCAAGGCGCTCTGCGTCGCGCTCTCCGCCATCGCCATGCTCACCGTCACGGCGCTCTTCGCCACCACGCTCGTGCAGGCCTTCGTGCTCCGGAACCTCTTCCCCAACGACATCTCCATCGCCATCACCGAGCGCAAGATGAAGCCCATCATGGAGCTGCACGAGGGCCAGGGAGAGGACGGCAGCACCAACAGCAGCAACGACATCGAGGCCGGCGCCAAGTGA
- the LOC101781975 gene encoding ubiquitin-conjugating enzyme E2-17 kDa has translation MASKRILKELKDLQKDPPTSCSAGPVGEDMFHWQATIMGPSDSPYAGGVFLVSIHFPPDYPFKPPKVAFKTKVFHPNINSNGSICLDILKEQWSPALTVSKVLLSICSLLTDPNPDDPLVPEIAHMYKVDRSKYETTARSWTQKYAMG, from the exons ATGGCGTCGAAGCGGATCCTGAAGGAGCTCAAGGACCTGCAGAAGGATCCCCCCACATCCTGCAGCGCAG GTCCTGTAGGAGAGGATATGTTCCATTGGCAGGCAACCATCATGGGCCCTTCAGATAGTCCCTATGCAGGTGGTGTGTTTCTGGTTTCTATCCACTTCCCTCCGGATTATCCGTTCAAGCCACCAAAG GTTGCTTTCAAGACAAAGGTTTTCCATCCAAATATCAACAGCAATGGAAGCATCTGCCTCGATATCCTCAAAGAGCAGTGGAGCCCAGCATTAACTGTTTCCAAG GTGCTACTTTCAATCTGTTCACTGTTGACGGATCCAAACCCAGATGATCCGCTGGTTCCAGAGATAGCTCACATGTACAAGGTGGACCGAAGCAAGTACGAGACCACTGCGAGGAGCTGGACCCAGAAGTATGCAATGGGTTAG